In a genomic window of Jaculus jaculus isolate mJacJac1 chromosome 8, mJacJac1.mat.Y.cur, whole genome shotgun sequence:
- the Prokr2 gene encoding prokineticin receptor 2 isoform X2 codes for MAAQDRNNSFAHNFNPPPDHASLLPFNFSYGDYDLPLDEDEDLTKTRTFFAAKIIIGVALAGIMVVCGIGNFVFIAALARCKKLRNLTNLLIANLAISDFLVAVICCPFEMDYYVVRQLSWEHGHVLCASVNYLRTVSLYVSTNALLAIAIDRYLAIVHPLKPRMNYQTASFLIALVWVVSILIAIPSAYFTTETTLVIVKSQEKIFCGQVWPVDQQLYYKSYFLFIFGLEFVGPVVTMTLCYARISQELWFKAVPGFQTEQIRKRLRCRRRTVLVLMCILTAYVLCWAPFYGFSIVRDFFPSVFVKEKHFLTAFYMVECIAMSNSMINTVCFVTVRNNTMKCFKKALLLPWHPSPHGSKSSADLDLKTSGMPATEEVDCIRLK; via the exons ATGGCTGCCCAGGACAGAAACAATAGCTttgcacacaactttaatccacCCCCAGACCACGCCTCCTTGCTCCCTTTCAACTTCAGTTATGGTGATTATGACCTCCCTTTGGATGAGGATGAGGACTTGACCAAGACCCGTACCTTCTTCGCAGCCAAGATCATCATTGGAGTGGCACTGGCAGGCATCATGGTTGTCTGTGGCATTGGCAACTTTGTCTTTATTGCTGCCCTCGCCCGCTGTAAGAAGCTGCGCAACCTCACCAACCTCCTTATTGCTAATCTGGCCATATCGGACTTCCTGGTGGCCGTCATCTGCTGCCCCTTTGAAATGGACTATTACGTGGTGCGCCAGCTATCCTGGGAGCATGGTCACGTGCTCTGTGCCTCCGTCAACTATCTGCGTACAGTCTCCCTCTATGTCTCCACCAATGCTCTGCTGGCCATCGCTATAGACAG ATACCTTGCCATTGTCCACCCCTTGAAACCACGGATGAACTATCAGACAGCCTCCTTCCTGATCGCATTGGTCTGggttgtgtccattctcattgCCATCCCATCTGCCTACTTCACCACAGAAACCACCCTTGTTATTGTCAAGAGCCAGGAGAAGATCTTCTGTGGCCAGGTCTGGCCAGTAGACCAGCAGCTCTACTACAAGTCCTACTTCCTGTTCATCTTTGGCCTTGAGTTCGTGGGTCCTGTGGTCACCATGACCCTGTGCTATGCCAGGATCTCCCAGGAGCTCTGGTTCAAAGCAGTCCCTGGGTTCCAGACGGAGCAGATCCGCAAGCGACTGCGCTGCCGTCGGAGGACAGTCTTGGTGCTCATGTGTATCCTGACGGCCTACGTGCTGTGCTGGGCACCCTTCTACGGTTTCTCCATTGTGCGTGACTTCTTCCCCTCCGTGTTTGTAAAGGAGAAGCACTTCCTCACCGCCTTCTACATGGTTGAGTGCATCGCCATGAGCAACAGCATGATTAACACCGTGTGTTTTGTGACCGTCAGGAACAACACCATGAAGTGCTTCAAGAAGGCTCTGTTGCTCCCCTGGCATCCTTCTCCCCATGGGAGCAAGTCCAGCGCTGACCTTGACCTCAAAACCAGCGGGATGCCTGCCACTGAAGAGGTGGATTGTATCCGGCTAAAGTGA
- the Prokr2 gene encoding prokineticin receptor 2 isoform X1: MLPDLPHDAYWLYLLPDPGGCVNSPRIQAGITMAAQDRNNSFAHNFNPPPDHASLLPFNFSYGDYDLPLDEDEDLTKTRTFFAAKIIIGVALAGIMVVCGIGNFVFIAALARCKKLRNLTNLLIANLAISDFLVAVICCPFEMDYYVVRQLSWEHGHVLCASVNYLRTVSLYVSTNALLAIAIDRYLAIVHPLKPRMNYQTASFLIALVWVVSILIAIPSAYFTTETTLVIVKSQEKIFCGQVWPVDQQLYYKSYFLFIFGLEFVGPVVTMTLCYARISQELWFKAVPGFQTEQIRKRLRCRRRTVLVLMCILTAYVLCWAPFYGFSIVRDFFPSVFVKEKHFLTAFYMVECIAMSNSMINTVCFVTVRNNTMKCFKKALLLPWHPSPHGSKSSADLDLKTSGMPATEEVDCIRLK; encoded by the exons ATGCTTCCAGATCTACCGCATGATGCCTACTGGCTGTATCTCCTTCCAGACCCTGGAGGGTGTGTCAACTCCCCTAGGATACAAGCAG GCATTACCATGGCTGCCCAGGACAGAAACAATAGCTttgcacacaactttaatccacCCCCAGACCACGCCTCCTTGCTCCCTTTCAACTTCAGTTATGGTGATTATGACCTCCCTTTGGATGAGGATGAGGACTTGACCAAGACCCGTACCTTCTTCGCAGCCAAGATCATCATTGGAGTGGCACTGGCAGGCATCATGGTTGTCTGTGGCATTGGCAACTTTGTCTTTATTGCTGCCCTCGCCCGCTGTAAGAAGCTGCGCAACCTCACCAACCTCCTTATTGCTAATCTGGCCATATCGGACTTCCTGGTGGCCGTCATCTGCTGCCCCTTTGAAATGGACTATTACGTGGTGCGCCAGCTATCCTGGGAGCATGGTCACGTGCTCTGTGCCTCCGTCAACTATCTGCGTACAGTCTCCCTCTATGTCTCCACCAATGCTCTGCTGGCCATCGCTATAGACAG ATACCTTGCCATTGTCCACCCCTTGAAACCACGGATGAACTATCAGACAGCCTCCTTCCTGATCGCATTGGTCTGggttgtgtccattctcattgCCATCCCATCTGCCTACTTCACCACAGAAACCACCCTTGTTATTGTCAAGAGCCAGGAGAAGATCTTCTGTGGCCAGGTCTGGCCAGTAGACCAGCAGCTCTACTACAAGTCCTACTTCCTGTTCATCTTTGGCCTTGAGTTCGTGGGTCCTGTGGTCACCATGACCCTGTGCTATGCCAGGATCTCCCAGGAGCTCTGGTTCAAAGCAGTCCCTGGGTTCCAGACGGAGCAGATCCGCAAGCGACTGCGCTGCCGTCGGAGGACAGTCTTGGTGCTCATGTGTATCCTGACGGCCTACGTGCTGTGCTGGGCACCCTTCTACGGTTTCTCCATTGTGCGTGACTTCTTCCCCTCCGTGTTTGTAAAGGAGAAGCACTTCCTCACCGCCTTCTACATGGTTGAGTGCATCGCCATGAGCAACAGCATGATTAACACCGTGTGTTTTGTGACCGTCAGGAACAACACCATGAAGTGCTTCAAGAAGGCTCTGTTGCTCCCCTGGCATCCTTCTCCCCATGGGAGCAAGTCCAGCGCTGACCTTGACCTCAAAACCAGCGGGATGCCTGCCACTGAAGAGGTGGATTGTATCCGGCTAAAGTGA